A single window of Malus sylvestris chromosome 5, drMalSylv7.2, whole genome shotgun sequence DNA harbors:
- the LOC126622449 gene encoding CDT1-like protein a, chloroplastic produces the protein MKFQKKLSPSHLVLKQHMRSDTVKLPLSSSQGDEISEPKLDTACASLRSQVPVTPTESIDAVENDDDLPTKSASIESTPTKLASTPARLRAETPALQPPKRCYMSPDDNATSSPNKLAMRPPSNWSLKFDTPVKNKKVEDEVPDRSGTSNDSDIHDILPMDLLQSLREKEKKAIEERDPAISQAKGW, from the exons ATGAAATTCCAAAAGAAACTCTCCCCCAGCCATTTGGTCTTAAAGCAACATATGCGATCAGATACGGTCAAGCTTCCCTTGTCATCATCTCAGGGTGATGAAATTTCAGAACCCAAGCTTGATACCGCTTGTGCTTCATTGCGTAGCCAAGTGCCTGTAACTCCAACTGAAAGCATAGACGCTGTAGAAAATGATGATGATTTGCCCACAAAAAGTGCTAGCATTGAGTCGACTCCAACGAAGCTTGCTTCAACTCCAGCCAGGTTGAGGGCTGAAACGCCTGCATTGCAGCCTCCAAAGCGATGTTACATGAGCCCAGATGACAATGCTACTAGCTCACCGAACAAGTTGGCTATGCGTCCTCCAAGCAACTGGTCGTTGAAATTTGACACGCCCGTGAAGAATAAAAAAGTTGAGGATGAAGTTCCTGATAGGAGTGGCACATCAAACGATAGTGACATTCATGATATTCTTCCCATGGATCTTTTGCAATCG CTTagagagaaggagaaaaagGCAATAGAGGAGCGAGATCCGGCCATCTCCCAAGCAAAAGGGTGGTGA
- the LOC126622433 gene encoding heterogeneous nuclear ribonucleoprotein 1-like, with translation MDSDEGKLFIGGLAWDTNEDKLTDYFNQYGDVTQTVIMRDKVTGRPRGFGFVVFSDPSLIDRVLNDKHTIDGRLVEAKRALSREEQQTSYRTGNFNTTRSSGGGGNFKTKKIFVGGLPSTLTEDGFREFFENYGTVTDVVIMYDQNTQRPRGFGFITFDTEDAVDGVLQKNYHELNGKLVEVKRALPKDANPGGGGRGGGYQGYSASGASTNAFDGRIDGSRYVQPQITAGGFPPYSGYGAPGYGYGPANTGVGYGSYGLGGYGSANTGFGGPAGSYGNPNAPNAGYVSGVPGALKNTWSNQTPGYVATGYGAAAPWSTPGGTGVPSAPRGQSPSGASGYGNQGYGYGNYGGSYASYPGGYGTSGGRGGSTPTSNSGSANGGEQQGTRRGYMGSGYDNTNGNSGYSNASWRSDPSQATGGYGGSQSRQA, from the exons ATGGACTCGGACGAAGGCAAGCTGTTCATAGGAGGACTGGCATGGGACACCAACGAGGACAAGCTCACCGACTACTTCAACCAGTACGGCGATGTCACCCAGACCGTAATCATGCGCGACAAGGTCACCGGCCGGCCCAGAGGCTTTGGCTTCGTCGTCTTCTCCGACCCCTCTCTGATCGACCGGGTTCTCAACGACAAGCACACCATTGACGGTCGACTG GTTGAGGCAAAACGGGCTTTATCAAGAGAAGAACAACAGACATCCTATAGAACCGGAAACTTTAATACCACCAGAAGCTCTGGAGGGGGAGGAAATTTTAAGACCAAGAAAATATTCGTAGGTGGATTGCCTTCTACACTTACAGAAGATGGATTTCGTGAATTCTTTGAAAATTATGGCACCGTGACTGATGTAGTAATAATGTATGACCAAAATACTCAACGACCTCGTGGTTTTGGTTTCATAACATTTGACACTGAAGATGCAGTTGATGGAGTACTACAAAAGAACTACCATGAGTTGAATGGTAAACTTGTAGAGGTAAAGCGAGCACTTCCTAAAGATGCAAATCCTGGTGGTGGGGGCCGGGGTGGGGGATATCAAGGTTACAGTGCCTCTGGGGCCAGTACAAATGCATTTGATGGTCGAATTGATGGCAGTAGATATGTGCAGCCTCAAATTACAGCAGGTGGTTTCCCTCCATATTCTGGTTATGGTGCACCGGGTTATGGTTATGGGCCGGCAAATACAGGGGTTGGTTATGGAAGTTATGGTCTTGGTGGTTATGGAAGTGCCAATACTGGTTTTGGTGGTCCTGCAGGATCGTATGGGAATCCAAATGCCCCTAATGCTGGCTATGTTAGTGGGGTACCTGGTGCGTTGAAAAATACTTGGAGCAACCAAACTCCTGGGTATGTTGCTACTGGCTATGGGGCTGCAGCTCCTTGGAGTACTCCTGGTGGAACTGGTGTTCCTTCTGCTCCTAGGGGTCAATCACCAAGTGGGGCTTCTGGTTATGGAAATCAAGGTTATGGTTATGGAAATTATGGCGGGAGTTACGCTTCTTATCCTGGTGGGTATGGGACCTCTGGCGGGCGTGGTGGAAGTACCCCAACAAGCAACTCGGGTAGTGCTAACGGTGGAGAGCAACAAGGGACTCGTCGTGGTTACATGGGGAGCGGCTATGACAACACCAATGGTAATTCAGGGTACTCTAATGCATCGTGGAGATCTGACCCTTCACAGGCCACCGGTGGCTATGGTGGTTCTCAGTCCAGGCAGGCCTAA
- the LOC126622432 gene encoding probable leucine-rich repeat receptor-like protein kinase At1g35710 translates to MLLDWIHNRATLLSLKNNTMKRVQMPSFLLQLFLLSLLSSKAATSSPGTQAEALITWKNSFVFDLSPPPLDSWSLPNLNNLCNWTAIICDRNTKTVSKIGLSNLNILATLTDFNFTPFLNLTHFNLSQNYFLGPIPSAIGNLTRLTILDLGNNFFVQEIPAEIGLLTKLEYLSFYYNSLNGAIPYQLSNLQKVQFLLLGENHLKTSNWSKFSGMHSLTHLDLHRNAIHSEFPEFIFECQNLTFLDLSQNWFTGQILEPVFTKLGKLEYLNLTQNLFQGPLPSHFPKLKHLHLARNNFSGPIPTTIGHCTNLTHLSLASNFLSGELPQSLSNLNNIVQLNFSDNSFTGPILPSVISNWSLVVNLNLRGNRFSGNIPPELGRLTNLNILSLDSNDFGGELPSQIGNLNLLSTLNVSRNHLTGVIPLSIGNFTHIESLDLSNNNLTGEIPLSIVTFIRIKYLDLSNNNLTGVIPPAAFNNLSWKLDIFNVSHNHLSGVPSEFPNMDRLTIYDFSYNNLTGPIPTCGIFQNAPVDAFVGNYGMWRDAKGKAPCDSSGGNSERKNDINIVVIVIVFFLAFGVAATFIALFLLLVLRKRSKLRPQEIKTSQNFENFESMILQEEVKFTFGEVVKAVDDFHDKHCIGIGGFGRVYKAELESGQVVAVKRLNTEDSNDIPVINLRSFENEIRTLINIRHRNIIRLYGFCSRRGCIFLLYEYFERGSLGKSLYGVEGVTELGWATRVKILKGLAHALSYLHNDCSPPIVHRDVTVNNVLLDQDFEPRLSDFGTARLLSANSSNWTHIVGSFGYMAPELALTMRVTNKCDVYSFGVVALEMMMGKHPGDMLESQLLESSRLSQDNVGLLLKDMLDQRLEPPTDELAKAVVLVMSLALACTRAHPRSRPPMSFVAQKLSAQALPCLPEPFGILSINNLMGLGLQANGS, encoded by the exons ATGTTGCTTGACTGGATACATAACAGAGCAACTCTGCTAAGCTTGAAAAATAACACCATGAAAAGAGTTCAGATGCCCTCTTTTCTCCTTCAACTTTTCTTGCTTTCCCTGCTTTCATCAAAGGCCGCCACCTCCTCACCGGGGACACAGGCGGAAGCTCTGATAACCTGGAAGAACAGCTTCGTCTTTGATCTTTCACCTCCTCCTCTCGATTCATGGTCCCTCCCCAACCTCAACAACCTTTGCAACTGGACTGCCATCATCTGTGATCGCAATACCAAAACAGTTTCCAAAATAGGTCTCTCCAACTTGAATATCTTAGCCACACTAACCGACTTCAACTTCACCCCATTTCTTAATCTCACTCACTTCAACCTCAGTCAAAACTATTTTCTAGGGCCTATACCATCTGCCATTGGCAACCTCACTAGGCTGACAATCTTGGACTTGGGCAACAACTTTTTTGTGCAAGAAATACCCGCGGAGATTGGCCTCTTAACAAAGCTCGAATATCTAAGTTTCTACTACAACAGTCTTAATGGTGCAATTCCCTACCAGCTCAGCAATCTCCAAAAGGTACAATTTTTGCTTCTTGGAGAAAACCACTTGAAAACTTCAAACTGGTCTAAATTTTCAGGCATGCATTCCTTGACACACCTTGATCTTCATCGAAACGCTATCCATTCAGAATTCCCAGAATTTATATTTGAATGCCAAAACTTGACCTTCTTGGATTTGTCTCAAAATTGGTTCACTGGCCAAATACTAGAACCTGTATTTACCAAACTGGGCAAGCTTGAGTACTTAAATCTCACCCAAAACCTATTCCAAGGACCATTGCCTTCACATTTTCCCAAGCTCAAACACCTTCATTTAGCACGGAACAACTTCAGCGGCCCAATTCCAACTACCATAGGTCATTGTACCAACCTCACGCACTTGTCCCTGGCTTCCAATTTTCTTAGTGGGGAGCTGCCACAGTCCTTGTCCAATCTGAACAACATTGTCCAGTTGAATTTCTCCGATAACTCATTTACCGGTCCAATCTTGCCTTCTGTGATCTCCAATTGGAGTCTAGTTGTCAATTTGAATCTTCGAGGCAACAGATTCAGTGGGAATATTCCACCTGAGCTTGGGCGGTTGACAAATTTGAATATTCTAAGCCTAGACTCTAATGATTTTGGTGGGGAACTTCCTAGTCAAATTGGAAATCTAAACTTGCTATCCACACTAAACGTGAGCAGGAACCATTTGACAGGAGTGATCCCTCTGAGTATAGGCAATTTCACTCATATTGAGTCTCTCGATTTGTCTAATAACAATTTGACAGGAGAGATCCCTCTGAGTATAGTCACTTTCATTCGGATTAAGTATCTCGATTTGTCTAATAACAATTTGACAGGGGTAATACCACCTGCTGCCTTCAACAATTTGAGCTGGAAATTAGACATTTTCAATGTATCACACAACCATCTCTCAGGGGTCCCATCAGAATTTCCCAACATGGATAGACTAACCATCTATGACTTTTCTTATAACAACCTCACAGGGCCAATTCCAACTTGTGGCATTTTCCAAAATGCACCAGTTGATGCTTTTGTCGGAAACTATGGCATGTGGAGAGATGCAAAGGGAAAGGCTCCATGTGATTCCTCCGGCGGAAATTCTGAAAGAAAAAACGACATCAATATTGTCGTTATTGTTATCGTATTCTTTTTGGCTTTTGGCGTGGCTGCAACTTtcattgctctctttctcttattAGTATTACGCAAGAGATCCAAGCTCCGGCCTCAGGAAATCAAAACTTCTCAGAACTTTGAGAATTTTGAGTCAATGATATTGCAAGAGGAAGTAAAGTTTACATTTGGGGAAGTTGTGAAAGCCGTAGATGACTTTCATGACAAGCACTGCATTGGGATAGGAGGATTTGGAAGAGTATACAAGGCAGAGTTGGAGTCAGGccaagttgttgcagttaagaGGCTTAACACGGAAGACTCTAATGACATTCCAGTAATTAATCTCCGAAGTTTTGAGAATGAAATCCGAACTTTGATAAATATCCGACATCGCAACATCATAAGGCTATACGGCTTCTGTTCAAGGAGGGGTTGCATATTCTTGCTTTATGAATACTTTGAGAGAGGCAGTCTGGGAAAATCATTGTATGGTGTTGAAGGGGTTACTGAACTTGGCTGGGCTACTAGGGTCAAAATTTTGAAAGGACTTGCTCATGCACTTTCTTACTTGCACAATGATTGCTCTCCGCCAATTGTGCACCGCGATGTAACTGTCAACAATGTATTACTCGATCAAGATTTCGAGCCTCGTCTCTCAGATTTTGGAACTGCAAGACTGTTGAGTGCTAATTCGTCCAACTGGACACATATTGTTGGTTCATTTGGCTACATGGCACCAG AACTTGCATTGACTATGCGGGTCACGAATAAGTGTGACGTATATAGCTTTGGAGTCGTAGCACTAGAAATGATGATGGGAAAGCACCCTGGGGATATGCTGGAATCCCAACTATTAGAATCGTCAAGATTATCGCAAGACAATGTAGGGTTGCTTTTGAAAGATATGTTAGACCAACGGCTTGAGCCTCCAACCGATGAATTGGCAAAGGCAGTGGTGCTTGTGATGAGTTTAGCATTGGCTTGTACTCGTGCGCATCCCAGATCTCGACCTCCGATGTCTTTTGTGGCACAGAAACTATCAGCTCAAGCCTTGCCTTGCCTTCCTGAACCATTTGGTATTCTGAGCATCAACAACCTAATGGGGCTGGGGCTACAAGCTAATGGAAGCTAG